Proteins from one Shewanella pealeana ATCC 700345 genomic window:
- the acuI gene encoding acrylyl-CoA reductase (NADPH), with protein sequence MFNALVLTQEEKKTLANVAQITEADLPEGEVLVDVSCSSLNYKDGLAVTGVGKIIRNFPMVPGIDFAGTVLESSDDRYQAGDKVILTGWGVGENHWGGLAERARVKADWLVPMPSNCDAAKAMQIGTAGLTAMLCVQALQQAGIKPSDGDVLVTGASGGVGSVAVTLLAQLGYRVVASSGRVEQNGALLTKLGASEVIDRSELEADSRPLEKQRWAGVVDTVGNKVLATALAQMNYGGAAAICGLAGGFALPTTVMPFILRGVNLLGVDSVACPFDKRQAAWEAVLNLLPASYFEDACETISLEQVPEFAQRIIKGQVTGRVLVQL encoded by the coding sequence ATGTTTAACGCACTTGTTTTGACCCAAGAAGAAAAGAAGACGCTGGCGAATGTTGCCCAAATAACCGAAGCAGACTTGCCTGAAGGCGAAGTCTTAGTTGATGTTTCATGCTCATCGCTGAACTACAAAGACGGTTTAGCGGTAACTGGTGTAGGCAAAATCATTCGTAACTTTCCTATGGTGCCGGGTATCGACTTTGCGGGTACCGTGCTTGAGTCGAGCGATGATCGTTATCAAGCCGGTGACAAGGTGATTCTTACCGGTTGGGGCGTGGGTGAAAACCACTGGGGCGGCCTAGCCGAGAGAGCCCGTGTTAAAGCGGATTGGTTGGTGCCTATGCCAAGTAATTGCGACGCGGCTAAAGCGATGCAGATTGGTACCGCAGGCTTAACAGCTATGTTATGCGTACAAGCACTGCAGCAAGCGGGTATTAAGCCAAGCGACGGCGATGTATTAGTAACTGGCGCCAGCGGCGGTGTGGGCAGTGTAGCTGTGACCTTGCTAGCGCAGTTGGGTTATCGTGTAGTGGCTAGCTCGGGTCGCGTAGAGCAAAACGGTGCCTTGCTGACTAAGCTAGGTGCTAGCGAAGTGATTGACCGTAGCGAGCTTGAAGCTGATTCGCGTCCGCTAGAAAAGCAACGTTGGGCTGGTGTGGTTGATACCGTGGGTAACAAGGTCTTAGCCACTGCGTTAGCGCAGATGAATTACGGCGGCGCGGCGGCAATCTGTGGTTTAGCTGGCGGCTTTGCACTGCCAACTACCGTGATGCCATTTATTCTACGTGGCGTGAATCTTCTTGGTGTTGACTCAGTTGCTTGTCCATTCGACAAGCGTCAAGCAGCGTGGGAAGCGGTACTTAACCTACTGCCTGCTAGCTATTTTGAAGATGCTTGCGAGACTATTTCGCTTGAGCAAGTGCCTGAGTTTGCTCAGCGCATCATCAAAGGCCAAGTGACAGGGCGAGTGTTAGTTCAGTTGTAA
- a CDS encoding YjjW family glycine radical enzyme activase has product MGRVATVNQIIPFSCVDGPGSRLVIFLQGCNFNCKNCHNPYTIDMCDSCGDCVATCPVNALSLNLDKQGKSKIVWDSDKCTQCDICLSTCPKQSSPKIRQYSVEQMLELIRRQVHFINGITVSGGEATLQLPFIIELFQAIKASDDLSHLSCMIDSNGYLTEGGWQQVMPYLDGAMIDLKSWQEHTHRYITGRDNHRVFSSLKLLAAEGKLYEIRLLYIPKISDIDSEVNAIAGYLTQLPDSVRVKLNAFQHHGVTGEARLWDTCSEQQMLELAARLTERGVGNLVLPNVYL; this is encoded by the coding sequence ATGGGCAGAGTCGCGACGGTTAACCAAATTATTCCCTTTTCTTGTGTCGATGGCCCAGGCAGCCGCTTGGTCATCTTCCTGCAAGGGTGTAATTTTAACTGCAAAAATTGCCACAACCCGTACACCATAGACATGTGTGACAGTTGTGGCGACTGCGTGGCCACCTGCCCTGTTAATGCACTCAGCTTAAACCTAGATAAACAGGGAAAGTCTAAGATAGTGTGGGACAGTGACAAGTGCACCCAGTGCGATATCTGCCTATCGACTTGCCCTAAGCAGTCTAGTCCAAAGATCCGCCAATACAGCGTAGAGCAAATGCTGGAACTGATCCGTCGCCAAGTGCACTTTATCAACGGCATCACCGTCAGCGGCGGCGAAGCCACCTTGCAACTGCCATTTATTATAGAGCTATTTCAAGCCATTAAAGCCAGCGATGACTTATCTCATCTGAGCTGCATGATCGACAGCAACGGTTATCTGACTGAGGGTGGCTGGCAGCAAGTCATGCCCTACCTCGACGGCGCGATGATTGATCTGAAATCTTGGCAAGAGCACACCCACCGTTATATTACCGGCCGCGATAATCACCGCGTATTTAGCAGTTTAAAGCTGCTCGCTGCAGAAGGTAAATTATACGAAATACGCCTACTGTATATTCCGAAGATCAGTGATATTGATAGTGAAGTTAATGCCATAGCAGGTTATTTAACTCAGCTACCTGATAGCGTTAGGGTGAAACTCAACGCCTTTCAACACCACGGGGTAACAGGCGAAGCCCGCCTTTGGGACACTTGCAGTGAACAGCAGATGTTGGAGTTAGCGGCACGGCTAACTGAACGTGGTGTTGGCAACTTAGTTTTACCCAATGTTTATTTGTAG
- a CDS encoding M16 family metallopeptidase codes for MKTQIARLMQPKKLLTAMAVASSLALAGCAATQTSKTVDTGSFSVPAYQKVTLSNGLTVYMMPQHEVPLITVDAIVRAGAVNDTTAGVAEMTATGLMLGAGGKSKLEIEQEVDFLGASLSSGAGKEGSYISSDFMAKDADKMLPLIKDMLVSPDFDATEFDKLRQREIAGLSQAKESPRAVISRYFDKLVFAEHPYGNATSGNSESLAELTIPQLRAFHKSYYQPSNTAISVVGDFEPAQMKVKLEKLFLNWQDSEPVTLVDLSKDLPKFDEADVLLVDKPDAIETTFLIGGMGISRDNPDFVGLTVVNTVLGGRFTSWLNDELRVNAGLTYGARSGFSAYSAAGTFKISTFTQTVTTKETIDLALKTYARLWQQGLDQATLDSAKAYVKGQFPPKYETSGQLVGLMTDMYLYGFDDAFINEFQAKVDGLTLEESKRLIDTYFPKQNLQFVIIGNAAKIAPIAKEHGKVKQVSITEVGFGG; via the coding sequence ATGAAAACTCAGATCGCAAGGTTGATGCAACCCAAAAAATTACTGACGGCAATGGCCGTTGCCAGTTCGCTGGCATTAGCGGGCTGTGCGGCAACGCAGACCTCAAAGACAGTCGATACTGGCAGTTTTAGCGTGCCAGCCTATCAAAAGGTGACCCTGTCTAACGGCTTAACTGTGTATATGATGCCTCAACATGAAGTACCGCTGATCACCGTCGACGCTATCGTACGAGCGGGAGCTGTGAATGACACTACCGCGGGGGTGGCGGAGATGACCGCCACAGGTCTAATGTTAGGAGCTGGTGGTAAGAGCAAGCTTGAGATAGAGCAAGAGGTGGATTTCTTAGGTGCCAGCCTAAGCAGTGGTGCAGGAAAAGAGGGCAGTTATATCAGCAGCGATTTTATGGCGAAAGATGCCGACAAAATGCTGCCATTGATTAAGGATATGCTGGTCTCGCCTGATTTTGACGCCACAGAGTTTGATAAATTACGTCAGCGTGAAATCGCCGGATTATCTCAGGCCAAAGAGAGCCCTAGAGCGGTGATTAGTCGCTACTTCGATAAGTTGGTTTTTGCTGAACACCCCTACGGTAATGCCACATCGGGTAACAGCGAATCGCTAGCCGAGCTAACAATCCCACAATTGCGCGCCTTCCATAAGAGCTACTATCAGCCATCGAATACTGCCATTAGCGTGGTGGGGGATTTTGAGCCTGCTCAGATGAAGGTCAAGCTAGAGAAGCTGTTCTTAAATTGGCAAGACTCTGAGCCAGTTACCTTAGTCGATCTATCAAAGGATCTGCCTAAGTTTGATGAAGCCGATGTACTGTTAGTGGACAAGCCTGACGCCATCGAAACGACTTTCTTGATTGGTGGCATGGGCATTAGCCGTGACAACCCAGATTTTGTTGGGCTGACGGTAGTAAACACTGTACTTGGTGGGCGCTTTACCTCATGGCTGAATGATGAGCTGCGAGTTAATGCAGGGCTAACCTATGGCGCTCGCTCAGGCTTTAGTGCTTATTCCGCGGCAGGTACCTTTAAGATCAGTACCTTTACCCAAACGGTCACCACTAAAGAAACCATTGACCTTGCGCTGAAGACTTACGCAAGACTGTGGCAACAAGGCTTAGATCAGGCGACCTTGGATTCGGCCAAGGCCTATGTGAAAGGGCAGTTTCCGCCTAAGTATGAGACCAGCGGCCAGCTAGTAGGGCTGATGACAGATATGTATCTGTATGGTTTCGACGATGCCTTTATCAATGAGTTTCAGGCTAAGGTCGACGGTTTAACCTTAGAGGAGTCTAAGCGGTTAATCGACACTTACTTCCCGAAGCAAAATCTACAGTTTGTCATCATAGGTAACGCGGCAAAGATAGCGCCAATAGCCAAGGAGCATGGCAAGGTAAAGCAAGTGAGCATCACAGAAGTGGGCTTCGGTGGCTAA
- a CDS encoding YjjI family glycine radical enzyme, protein MTVKNRLAQITRDPNLSPKQKSNFLALEAEASLPYMAISDAVSEAKNSGIICDMFEGNAPFKPRYVLPDYAKFLQNGSEYLELSPAQDLDEALNALTIIYHHVPSVTNIPVYLGQLDDILLPFCQGLEPEAIYRKLKLFWIMLDRTLPDAFMHVNIGPTDNIVCRTILRVDAELKQIAPNLTFMYDPEITPDELLQVAASNICECSKPHIANYPLHANSFDDKGFGIVSCYNSLPLAGGANTLVRLNLKQVALKASSVGDFFTQVLPHYCQLTYELIDARAKFLHEESNFFNSFLVKEGLIEESRFAPMFGIYGMAEAVNILQGSPDFNEDNIDKPSSHYGHNAAANALGHKISKALDGIVKSTQVKYGYNGLALLHSQGGISIDKDVTPGVRIPYGTEPNPIAHIQALAEHHQYYTSGISDILTIDETVKANPQAMMQLCKGALSLGFREFTANVASNDLVRVTGYMIKLSDIASFKAEGSRTNTTWLGAEAAQNTKILERQPRVVAHEHTPAYSK, encoded by the coding sequence ATGACCGTTAAAAATAGACTCGCTCAGATAACTCGTGACCCTAACCTTTCGCCAAAGCAAAAATCTAACTTCTTAGCCTTAGAAGCTGAGGCTAGCCTGCCCTATATGGCGATCTCCGATGCAGTATCTGAAGCTAAAAATAGCGGCATTATCTGTGATATGTTTGAAGGCAACGCACCATTCAAGCCAAGATATGTGCTACCCGATTACGCCAAGTTTCTTCAGAATGGTTCTGAGTACTTAGAGCTAAGTCCGGCGCAGGACTTAGATGAAGCACTTAATGCTCTGACGATTATTTATCACCACGTGCCATCGGTCACCAATATTCCCGTCTATCTCGGTCAGCTCGACGATATTTTGCTGCCATTCTGCCAAGGCCTAGAGCCTGAAGCTATTTACCGCAAGTTAAAGCTATTCTGGATCATGCTAGATCGCACCTTGCCGGATGCCTTTATGCACGTAAACATAGGCCCGACTGACAATATCGTTTGTCGTACCATTTTACGCGTCGATGCAGAGCTTAAGCAGATAGCCCCCAATCTGACTTTTATGTATGACCCAGAGATCACCCCTGATGAACTACTACAAGTCGCCGCCAGCAATATCTGTGAGTGCAGCAAGCCGCATATCGCCAACTACCCACTGCACGCCAATAGCTTCGATGACAAAGGCTTTGGTATCGTCAGCTGCTATAACTCACTGCCACTCGCTGGCGGCGCGAATACCTTAGTCAGACTGAACCTGAAACAAGTTGCGTTAAAAGCAAGCAGTGTGGGCGACTTTTTTACCCAAGTTCTGCCGCACTATTGCCAGCTGACTTACGAGTTAATCGATGCTCGCGCTAAGTTCTTGCATGAAGAGTCCAATTTCTTCAACAGTTTCTTAGTCAAAGAGGGCCTGATTGAAGAGTCCCGTTTCGCGCCTATGTTTGGCATCTACGGCATGGCCGAAGCGGTCAATATCTTGCAAGGATCGCCTGACTTTAATGAAGACAACATAGATAAGCCTAGCAGCCATTATGGCCATAATGCCGCTGCCAACGCGCTGGGCCACAAGATCTCCAAAGCCCTAGATGGCATAGTGAAATCGACTCAGGTGAAATACGGTTATAACGGCCTCGCCCTGCTACATTCACAGGGCGGGATCAGTATAGATAAAGATGTGACACCGGGTGTGCGTATTCCATATGGCACAGAACCAAACCCGATCGCCCATATTCAAGCGCTAGCCGAGCATCACCAGTATTACACCTCTGGTATTAGCGACATCCTCACCATAGATGAGACGGTAAAAGCTAACCCGCAGGCAATGATGCAGCTGTGTAAAGGTGCGCTAAGCCTAGGTTTCCGTGAGTTTACCGCCAACGTAGCCTCAAATGATTTGGTTCGCGTCACCGGTTATATGATCAAACTTTCAGATATCGCTAGCTTTAAGGCTGAGGGCTCACGCACCAACACCACCTGGTTAGGTGCTGAGGCTGCGCAAAACACCAAAATTTTAGAGCGTCAGCCAAGAGTTGTTGCCCATGAGCACACACCGGCATATAGCAAGTAA
- a CDS encoding LysR family transcriptional regulator: protein MELEEIYRQDLSLLIALQILVEERSVTQAAKRLHLSQSATSRILARLRDMLDDPLFSRVGQQLVPTSFALECYQQLRQPTGQLIELLTPKAFVPQECQQQFSIAVTDYAMQALIPFILPIIYKKAPQIRLEIVPVQQKELQAQLSVKGADMAVCRAIGQTGNLQQTFLGKVGVSCLLSPNHPLANSDITLDDYLHYPHATIAISDGVKALLDDAISLYPARTELLRTPHLDTALALQSVNPLIITLPEGMAEIAAQRHKLKVKPLPFKLQSLDYKLFWHSRCDQDKAQKWLREEIATAIQELLSQTPQNL, encoded by the coding sequence ATGGAATTAGAAGAGATCTATCGCCAAGATCTAAGCCTGCTTATTGCACTACAAATTTTGGTAGAAGAACGCAGCGTGACTCAAGCGGCTAAGCGCTTACATTTGAGCCAATCTGCAACCAGTCGCATTCTTGCGCGCCTTAGAGATATGCTCGACGATCCGCTGTTCTCTCGTGTGGGTCAGCAGCTTGTACCAACCTCATTTGCACTCGAATGCTACCAACAGTTGCGCCAACCCACGGGCCAACTCATTGAATTACTCACGCCTAAAGCCTTTGTGCCACAAGAGTGTCAGCAGCAGTTTTCTATCGCAGTGACCGATTATGCCATGCAGGCATTAATCCCTTTCATTCTGCCAATCATCTATAAAAAGGCACCACAGATCCGCCTCGAAATTGTGCCAGTACAGCAAAAAGAGTTACAGGCACAGCTCAGTGTGAAAGGCGCAGATATGGCCGTTTGTAGAGCAATAGGTCAGACAGGAAATTTACAGCAGACATTTCTCGGCAAAGTGGGAGTCAGCTGTTTATTGTCACCCAACCACCCACTGGCAAATAGCGATATCACTCTCGATGATTATCTGCATTACCCCCATGCCACCATTGCCATCAGTGATGGAGTGAAAGCCCTGCTCGACGATGCCATAAGCCTATATCCAGCGCGTACCGAACTATTACGCACCCCACATCTGGATACTGCGCTGGCGTTGCAATCGGTTAATCCGCTGATTATTACCCTACCAGAAGGCATGGCCGAAATCGCCGCCCAGCGACATAAGCTCAAGGTAAAGCCTCTACCGTTTAAGCTGCAAAGTTTAGACTACAAGTTGTTCTGGCATTCGCGCTGCGATCAAGACAAGGCGCAGAAATGGTTACGTGAAGAGATAGCAACAGCGATCCAAGAGTTGTTATCGCAGACACCGCAAAATCTTTAA
- a CDS encoding LysR family transcriptional regulator: MDLAKLSHISMKHLITLHVMLDTLSVTASAERLCLSPSSVSKTLSQLRLSLDDELFYRHGNKLVATPLARRLGPSVHQIINDMNQLVTQEAFNPAEYKGRFSLAMRESTFELLAAKFMAHVLTLAPNIRLDIFAKDSVGFEGLVKGNLDFILLPHDRSQPPISQQQLVWETLLNDEMVCLMNPEHPLASQAQISIDDYLSFSHISISDSDLNTPFFEMQLAQQSRNRAVPISVADFGSAALLCHHSELLFTCSRRWAETAFQAQGLVTKTMPLDYGEVAYSLVWHKQSMNDPALRWLYQQLLEFTRMEFTRMEFQ; this comes from the coding sequence ATGGATCTCGCTAAACTCTCTCACATCAGCATGAAGCATCTGATCACCCTGCACGTGATGCTCGATACCCTAAGTGTAACCGCCAGTGCCGAGCGCCTGTGTTTGAGTCCATCGTCGGTGAGTAAAACCTTGAGTCAACTTAGGCTCAGTCTCGACGACGAGTTGTTCTATCGTCACGGTAACAAGCTGGTGGCCACACCGCTGGCTCGCAGGCTTGGGCCGAGTGTGCATCAAATTATCAATGACATGAATCAGTTGGTCACTCAAGAAGCGTTTAATCCCGCAGAGTATAAGGGGCGTTTCTCCTTAGCGATGCGTGAAAGCACCTTCGAGTTATTGGCCGCTAAATTCATGGCCCATGTGCTAACGCTTGCACCTAATATTCGTTTAGATATTTTTGCTAAAGACAGCGTGGGTTTTGAGGGGCTAGTCAAAGGTAACTTAGACTTTATCTTGTTGCCCCACGATAGAAGTCAGCCGCCGATCTCCCAGCAGCAATTGGTGTGGGAGACCTTACTCAACGACGAGATGGTGTGTCTGATGAATCCGGAGCATCCATTAGCGAGTCAGGCACAGATCTCTATTGATGATTACCTAAGTTTTAGCCATATCAGTATTAGCGATAGCGACCTAAATACGCCATTTTTTGAGATGCAGCTAGCCCAGCAGTCACGCAATCGCGCGGTACCTATCTCGGTGGCCGACTTTGGAAGTGCGGCACTGCTGTGTCATCACAGTGAGCTGCTGTTTACCTGCTCGCGGCGTTGGGCTGAAACTGCGTTTCAAGCCCAAGGTTTGGTGACCAAGACGATGCCTTTGGACTATGGCGAGGTGGCCTACAGTTTGGTGTGGCATAAGCAGAGTATGAATGACCCCGCTTTGCGCTGGTTGTATCAACAGTTGCTGGAGTTTACTCGAATGGAGTTTACTCGAATGGAGTTTCAATAA
- the trmL gene encoding tRNA (uridine(34)/cytosine(34)/5-carboxymethylaminomethyluridine(34)-2'-O)-methyltransferase TrmL — MFHIALYEPEIAPNTGNIIRLIANNGCKLHLIEPLGFDLEDKKLRRAGLDYADLANVTHHKNFEAFLEAMAGKRIMACTTKGSRPHSELTFKQDDVLLFGPESRGLPADIIDSIPTEQRLRIPMMSTSRSLNLSNAVAIISYEAWRQLDYAGM; from the coding sequence ATGTTCCATATCGCGCTTTATGAACCCGAAATAGCCCCAAATACCGGTAATATCATCCGCTTAATCGCTAACAACGGCTGCAAGTTGCATCTGATTGAACCTCTGGGCTTCGATTTGGAAGATAAAAAGCTACGCCGTGCGGGTTTAGACTATGCCGATTTGGCCAATGTGACCCATCATAAAAATTTCGAGGCCTTCCTTGAAGCCATGGCAGGAAAGCGCATCATGGCCTGTACCACTAAGGGCAGTCGACCACACTCAGAGCTAACTTTTAAGCAAGATGATGTGTTGCTATTTGGCCCTGAAAGCCGCGGCCTACCAGCCGATATCATCGACTCGATTCCAACCGAGCAGCGTTTACGTATTCCAATGATGTCCACTAGTCGCAGCTTAAACCTGTCGAATGCGGTAGCCATTATCAGCTACGAAGCTTGGCGTCAGCTAGATTACGCAGGAATGTAA
- the exaC gene encoding acetaldehyde dehydrogenase ExaC: MIYNKPGTAGAIINFKSQYQNFIGGEWVKPVNNLYFDNTSPVDGQVFCQVPRSGSVDIEMALDAAHEAKESWGKTSVTERANILLRIADRIEQNIESLAVAETWDNGKAVRETLAADLPLVVDHFRYFAGCIRAQEGSAADIDANTVSYHFPEPLGVVGQIIPWNFPLLMAAWKIAPALAAGNCVVLKPAEQTPVSILVMLELIEDLLPKGVLNVVNGFGAEAGQALATSKRIAKLAFTGSTEVGHHILKCAAESLIPSTVELGGKSPNVYFADVMDHEDEYLDKAVEGMLLAFFNQGEVCTCPSRALIHESIYDKFIAKVIERSKTIKQSNPLDTDTQVGAQASQEQFDKILSYLQIGKDEGAEVLIGGDLCKLEGEQSQGFYITPTILKGTNDMRIFQEEIFGPVISVTTFKNEAEALAIANDTEYGLGAGVWTRDMNTAQRMGRGIQAGRVWINCYHAYPAHAAFGGYKKSGIGRETHKMMLDHYQNTKNLLISYDANPLGFF; the protein is encoded by the coding sequence ATGATTTATAACAAGCCAGGAACAGCCGGCGCGATTATTAATTTCAAATCTCAATACCAAAATTTCATTGGTGGCGAGTGGGTTAAGCCCGTTAATAACCTTTACTTTGACAACACCTCCCCCGTAGATGGGCAAGTGTTCTGCCAGGTGCCGCGCTCAGGCTCTGTTGATATTGAAATGGCACTCGATGCAGCCCACGAAGCAAAAGAAAGTTGGGGCAAGACTTCTGTCACCGAACGTGCAAACATCTTGCTGCGCATTGCCGATCGCATCGAACAGAATATCGAGTCGCTAGCTGTTGCCGAGACTTGGGATAATGGCAAGGCGGTACGCGAAACCTTAGCCGCCGACTTACCGTTAGTTGTTGACCACTTCCGCTATTTTGCCGGCTGTATTCGTGCCCAAGAGGGCAGCGCCGCCGACATCGACGCCAACACTGTTAGTTACCACTTCCCCGAGCCACTGGGCGTAGTGGGTCAGATCATCCCGTGGAACTTCCCTTTGCTAATGGCAGCCTGGAAAATTGCCCCTGCACTGGCCGCCGGTAACTGCGTGGTGCTTAAACCTGCCGAGCAGACGCCAGTGTCTATTCTGGTGATGCTTGAGCTTATCGAAGATTTACTGCCAAAAGGCGTGCTCAATGTGGTTAACGGTTTCGGCGCCGAAGCGGGTCAAGCACTCGCCACCAGCAAGCGTATCGCCAAGCTGGCCTTTACCGGCTCAACTGAAGTGGGTCACCATATATTAAAGTGCGCCGCAGAATCCCTAATCCCATCCACCGTCGAGCTTGGCGGTAAGTCACCTAATGTTTACTTTGCCGATGTGATGGATCATGAAGATGAATATCTCGATAAGGCGGTTGAGGGCATGCTACTGGCCTTCTTCAATCAGGGCGAAGTCTGTACCTGTCCGTCACGGGCATTGATCCACGAGTCTATTTACGACAAGTTCATTGCTAAGGTGATTGAGCGCAGTAAAACCATTAAACAAAGTAACCCACTGGATACCGACACCCAAGTAGGTGCACAGGCCTCGCAGGAGCAGTTCGATAAGATCTTAAGTTACCTGCAGATAGGTAAAGATGAGGGCGCAGAGGTGCTGATTGGCGGTGATCTATGTAAGCTTGAAGGTGAACAAAGCCAAGGGTTTTACATTACACCGACCATCTTAAAGGGCACCAACGATATGCGCATCTTCCAAGAGGAGATCTTCGGCCCAGTGATCTCGGTGACCACCTTTAAAAATGAAGCCGAAGCCTTAGCGATTGCCAACGATACCGAATACGGTTTAGGCGCCGGAGTATGGACTCGCGATATGAATACCGCCCAGCGCATGGGGCGTGGCATTCAGGCGGGTCGAGTTTGGATTAACTGCTACCACGCCTACCCGGCTCACGCCGCATTTGGTGGCTATAAGAAGTCGGGCATTGGCCGTGAAACCCACAAGATGATGTTAGATCATTATCAAAATACCAAGAACCTACTGATCAGCTACGATGCTAATCCATTAGGCTTCTTCTAA